The proteins below come from a single Candidatus Planktophila dulcis genomic window:
- a CDS encoding Mov34/MPN/PAD-1 family protein — protein sequence MTLEISQAFVDAILEQSRVEYPDECCGVILGPAGSGKALRHKPMINAAHSPTFYEFDPKDLLALYREADDNDEEIVVIYHSHTETEAYPSRTDIAYAGEPGAHYVLVSTRKEIAPATEFRSFRIVDGVVTEEPVTISG from the coding sequence ATGACACTCGAGATTTCACAAGCATTCGTTGATGCGATACTCGAGCAATCACGCGTTGAATACCCCGATGAGTGCTGTGGAGTAATCCTTGGCCCAGCAGGTTCGGGCAAAGCTCTTCGCCATAAACCAATGATCAATGCAGCGCACTCACCAACTTTTTATGAATTTGATCCCAAGGATCTCCTCGCTCTCTATCGAGAGGCAGACGATAACGATGAAGAGATTGTCGTGATCTATCACTCTCATACCGAAACTGAGGCATATCCCTCTCGCACAGATATCGCCTACGCAGGCGAACCTGGCGCACACTATGTCTTAGTCTCTACACGCAAAGAGATTGCACCTGCAACAGAGTTCCGCTCCTTCCGCATCGTTGATGGAGTCGTGACCGAAGAGCCCGTCACAATTTCTGGTTAA
- a CDS encoding GNAT family N-acetyltransferase gives MIWWPTEIPTLQYGLVTLRPSEEKDIDSVFNACQDPLIPAFTTVPAAYTIDHAIDFVRSDPFSFAERREFRFVIDYGNGDDVKFAGVISLHTINIKNHTAEIGYWLEKSMRGKGIGTIAAKMITDYGFKTLGFRRIDGLADVDNTASQKLLTSAGYQKEGILRNKVTRDDGRQIDMALFATTDLTWKPLDN, from the coding sequence ATGATTTGGTGGCCGACAGAGATTCCTACTCTGCAATATGGACTTGTGACACTTCGCCCAAGTGAAGAAAAAGATATCGACTCAGTATTTAACGCCTGCCAAGATCCGCTCATCCCTGCATTCACCACGGTTCCTGCAGCGTACACAATCGACCATGCAATTGATTTTGTGCGATCTGACCCATTTAGCTTTGCCGAACGTCGAGAATTTCGCTTTGTCATTGATTATGGCAACGGCGATGATGTGAAATTTGCTGGAGTCATCTCTCTACACACCATTAACATCAAGAATCACACTGCTGAAATTGGTTACTGGCTAGAGAAGTCGATGCGCGGCAAAGGTATCGGCACAATCGCGGCAAAGATGATTACTGATTACGGTTTCAAGACTCTTGGATTTCGACGCATTGATGGCCTTGCAGATGTCGACAACACGGCTTCACAGAAACTTCTCACAAGTGCGGGGTATCAAAAGGAAGGAATATTGCGCAACAAGGTCACACGTGATGATGGACGGCAGATTGATATGGCACTCTTTGCAACGACTGATCTCACCTGGAAACCGCTAGATAACTAG
- the trhA gene encoding PAQR family membrane homeostasis protein TrhA produces MSTEPIQSPPKLRGWFHLAATPLVIIASLVLFILSGESLKWAVALYSITAIMLFSVSAIYHRVPWIPRKKKIWRRWDHANINLLIAGSYTPFAVALLDDRDRNVLLAIVWTGALLGVALRVFWVNAPRFLYVANYLLLGWVAIIYTPQLYKEGGLWVILPIIIGGLLYSIGAIFYALKRPGRNAKYFGFHELFHIFVLAAWISQYLAVSFAIYRK; encoded by the coding sequence GTGAGTACAGAGCCAATCCAGAGCCCTCCCAAATTGCGAGGTTGGTTCCATTTAGCTGCGACTCCCCTTGTCATCATCGCATCGCTTGTTCTCTTCATCTTGAGTGGTGAATCATTGAAGTGGGCAGTTGCTCTCTATTCCATCACCGCAATTATGCTCTTTAGCGTCTCTGCCATTTATCACCGTGTTCCTTGGATTCCTCGCAAGAAGAAGATCTGGAGACGTTGGGATCATGCAAATATTAATTTACTGATTGCAGGTTCATACACACCATTTGCTGTTGCGCTTCTCGATGATCGAGATCGCAATGTCCTGCTTGCAATTGTTTGGACGGGAGCACTTCTCGGTGTTGCCCTTCGTGTCTTCTGGGTAAACGCTCCCCGTTTTCTCTATGTTGCCAACTACCTTCTTCTTGGTTGGGTGGCAATCATCTACACACCTCAGCTCTATAAAGAGGGTGGTCTATGGGTGATACTGCCAATCATCATCGGCGGACTTCTCTACTCAATCGGCGCTATCTTCTATGCGCTCAAGCGGCCAGGGCGCAATGCAAAGTACTTCGGATTCCACGAGCTCTTTCACATCTTCGTGCTTGCGGCCTGGATTTCTCAGTATTTAGCAGTCTCATTCGCCATTTACCGAAAGTAG
- the clpS gene encoding ATP-dependent Clp protease adapter ClpS, protein MVKTADKIEEEIRAIFSSDTPWVTVVWDDPVNLQTYVVYVFMELFGYSKARATELMLQVHNEGKAIVSTGSREEMEHDVARLHEYGLWATIQRGDQL, encoded by the coding sequence ATGGTCAAGACCGCAGATAAGATTGAAGAAGAGATTCGTGCAATCTTTTCTAGCGATACACCCTGGGTCACAGTCGTCTGGGATGACCCAGTAAATCTGCAGACCTATGTTGTCTATGTCTTTATGGAACTCTTTGGGTATTCCAAAGCACGCGCAACAGAGTTGATGCTGCAAGTGCATAACGAGGGCAAAGCAATCGTCTCAACAGGCAGTAGAGAAGAGATGGAACATGATGTGGCTCGGCTTCATGAATATGGACTGTGGGCAACAATTCAACGCGGTGATCAGTTATGA
- the murI gene encoding glutamate racemase, with amino-acid sequence MSNAPIGIFDSGVGGLTVARAILDQLPNESTLYIGDTARGPYGPRSLAEVRDFSLETLDFLVDQGVKALVIACNTASAAMLRDARERYSVPVIEVIQPAVRRAVAATRTGKVGVIGTRATIDSKAYLDAFAAAPQLKISSIACPLFVEYVERGETSGDAITKVAREYLQPMIDAEVDTLVLGCTHYPLLTGVISYVMGNDVSLVSSAEETAKDLYRVLVENSLLRGPSSTPASHKFLSTGDSKAFEVLARRFLGPEVGSVQHQVL; translated from the coding sequence ATGAGTAACGCGCCAATCGGTATCTTCGATTCTGGCGTTGGTGGATTAACTGTTGCTCGCGCGATCCTTGATCAACTTCCAAATGAATCAACTCTCTATATCGGCGACACAGCTCGTGGTCCATATGGTCCTCGCTCACTTGCTGAAGTTCGCGACTTCTCACTCGAAACTCTCGATTTCCTTGTTGATCAAGGTGTGAAAGCACTTGTGATCGCGTGCAACACAGCAAGTGCTGCGATGTTAAGAGATGCACGTGAGCGTTATTCAGTCCCCGTGATTGAAGTAATTCAACCTGCTGTGCGACGTGCAGTTGCTGCAACCCGTACCGGCAAGGTAGGCGTGATTGGTACAAGAGCAACCATTGATTCCAAGGCCTATCTTGATGCCTTTGCTGCAGCTCCACAATTAAAGATTTCATCTATTGCTTGCCCATTATTCGTTGAATATGTTGAACGTGGTGAAACGTCGGGGGATGCAATCACAAAAGTTGCTCGCGAGTATTTGCAACCGATGATTGATGCTGAAGTGGATACGCTGGTTCTTGGCTGCACCCACTATCCACTACTTACTGGTGTTATTTCATATGTGATGGGTAACGATGTCTCACTCGTCTCTAGCGCAGAAGAGACTGCAAAAGACCTTTACCGAGTGCTCGTTGAAAATTCCTTACTCCGCGGGCCTTCCAGCACACCTGCTTCACATAAATTCCTTTCGACAGGTGATTCAAAAGCATTTGAAGTATTGGCACGACGATTCTTGGGGCCTGAAGTGGGTTCTGTGCAACACCAAGTTCTCTAA
- the rdgB gene encoding RdgB/HAM1 family non-canonical purine NTP pyrophosphatase, whose amino-acid sequence MSHKLLLATRNKGKIEEFRRILDAVAPGEIDLVGLDQFPDLHDVVEDGATFEENALKKAREMSLAVGIPAIADDSGLCVDALKGDPGIFSARWAGSHGDDAANTAKVLQQLSDIPDEKRSAHFTCVAALYLPDGRSHCEEAHFDGWILRAPIGEHGFGYDPIFRPDGLELSSAQMSAEDKDAISHRGKSLRAIAPHVITLLKTLG is encoded by the coding sequence ATGTCTCATAAGCTCTTACTTGCAACACGCAATAAAGGAAAGATCGAAGAGTTCCGTCGCATTCTTGATGCCGTAGCACCTGGAGAGATTGATCTAGTTGGCTTAGATCAATTCCCAGATCTGCATGATGTTGTTGAAGATGGCGCAACCTTTGAAGAGAATGCACTTAAGAAAGCTCGTGAAATGTCATTGGCCGTAGGAATCCCTGCCATTGCAGATGACAGTGGACTCTGTGTTGATGCCCTCAAGGGCGACCCAGGGATCTTTTCTGCTCGGTGGGCAGGTAGCCACGGAGATGATGCGGCTAACACTGCAAAAGTTCTCCAGCAACTCAGTGATATTCCAGATGAAAAGAGAAGTGCTCACTTCACCTGTGTTGCAGCTCTGTACTTACCAGATGGCAGAAGCCATTGCGAAGAGGCCCACTTCGATGGATGGATTCTTCGGGCTCCAATAGGAGAGCATGGTTTTGGCTATGACCCAATCTTCCGCCCCGATGGATTAGAGCTCTCCAGCGCGCAAATGAGCGCGGAAGACAAGGATGCGATTAGCCATCGAGGGAAATCACTCCGTGCAATAGCTCCTCATGTGATCACTTTGCTCAAAACCCTAGGTTAA
- a CDS encoding DUF2017 domain-containing protein, protein MTATEGFSRHGDHSYVATFADSEKEVLLNLCEQIIELLAERQDHGHEDPLAAMVGITSHDSPPEDEVLHRLLPNAYADEVDASEFRRYTESTLRQKKQAHAISMRIHLKSSDDGTIDLDHDNANAWLGGINDIRLALGVRLKVENNSHEELELLSPDDPLRGVYAVYTWLGWLQETLLSALIDDADEDEESQLGSS, encoded by the coding sequence ATGACAGCTACTGAAGGTTTTAGTCGCCATGGTGACCACTCTTATGTGGCTACCTTTGCCGATAGTGAGAAAGAGGTACTTCTAAATCTCTGCGAGCAGATCATCGAGTTGCTAGCTGAACGCCAAGACCATGGACATGAAGATCCACTTGCTGCGATGGTTGGAATCACCTCTCATGATTCTCCACCTGAAGATGAAGTTCTACATCGGCTTCTCCCAAATGCATATGCCGATGAGGTTGATGCTTCGGAATTTCGCAGATATACAGAGTCAACACTGCGCCAAAAGAAGCAAGCACATGCAATCTCTATGCGTATTCATCTGAAGTCTTCCGATGATGGGACTATCGATTTAGATCATGACAATGCAAATGCATGGCTAGGTGGAATTAACGATATTCGTTTAGCCCTTGGAGTGAGATTGAAAGTTGAGAACAATTCGCATGAAGAGCTTGAGCTCTTATCTCCCGATGATCCTTTGCGTGGGGTTTACGCTGTTTATACCTGGCTTGGCTGGCTTCAAGAGACTCTGCTTTCTGCACTGATTGATGATGCAGATGAAGATGAAGAATCTCAGCTCGGTAGTTCGTAA
- the rph gene encoding ribonuclease PH, whose translation MARNDGRTVDQLRDIKITRGWLDHAEGSVLVEFGKTRVLCVASFTPGVPRWLKDSGTGWVTSEYAMLPRATHTRSDRESVKGKLGGRTQEISRLVGRSLRGIVDMKELGENTIVIDCDVLQADGGTRTAAITGAYVALADAISWAQKQGHIKANAKPLADSVAAISVGIIDGVPMLDLCYEEDVRAETDMNVVCSGDGRFIEVQGTAEGAPFDRALLDSLLDLAVAGCATLTNLQKQALAK comes from the coding sequence ATGGCACGCAACGATGGACGCACAGTAGATCAACTTCGCGATATCAAAATAACTCGTGGATGGCTTGATCATGCCGAAGGTTCAGTGCTTGTCGAATTTGGTAAGACTCGTGTTCTCTGTGTTGCATCATTTACCCCAGGCGTCCCACGTTGGTTAAAGGATTCTGGCACCGGATGGGTCACATCTGAATATGCAATGTTGCCACGTGCAACACATACTCGCTCTGATCGTGAGAGCGTCAAGGGAAAACTTGGTGGACGAACTCAAGAGATTTCACGTCTTGTTGGACGCTCCCTACGCGGCATTGTTGATATGAAAGAACTTGGGGAAAACACAATCGTTATTGACTGTGATGTTCTCCAAGCCGATGGTGGAACTCGAACAGCAGCAATCACAGGTGCATATGTTGCTCTCGCAGATGCAATTTCATGGGCACAGAAGCAAGGACACATTAAGGCAAACGCTAAGCCACTGGCAGATTCAGTTGCAGCAATTAGCGTTGGAATCATTGATGGAGTGCCAATGCTTGATCTTTGCTATGAAGAAGATGTTCGCGCCGAAACTGATATGAATGTTGTTTGTTCAGGGGATGGTCGCTTCATTGAAGTCCAAGGAACTGCAGAAGGTGCACCATTTGATCGCGCGCTCCTTGATTCACTGCTTGACCTTGCTGTTGCTGGATGTGCAACTTTGACTAATCTTCAGAAGCAAGCTCTCGCAAAGTAA
- a CDS encoding MoaD family protein, which translates to MSIEVRIPTILRPYTKDQKSVEAAGATLSAVITDLDANYAGLGERLLENGALRRFINVYVNDEDVRFLGGLEAQLKDGDSITILPAVAGG; encoded by the coding sequence ATGTCAATCGAAGTTCGTATCCCAACAATTCTGCGCCCATACACAAAGGACCAGAAATCAGTTGAAGCAGCAGGTGCAACCCTTTCTGCAGTCATTACAGATCTCGATGCTAACTATGCCGGTCTTGGTGAGCGCCTTCTTGAAAATGGTGCACTACGTCGTTTCATCAATGTTTATGTCAACGATGAAGATGTTCGATTCCTTGGTGGACTTGAGGCACAACTCAAAGATGGCGATTCAATAACAATTTTGCCTGCTGTCGCTGGCGGCTAA
- a CDS encoding PLP-dependent cysteine synthase family protein — protein MARYDSLESSVGNTPLIGLPRLSPAPNVRLWAKMEDRNPTGSIKDRTAISMIEAAERDGLLKPGSTILEPTSGNTGISLAMASKVRGYKLICVMPENTSPERRQLLEMWGAEIISSPAAGGSNEAVRVAKEIAAKNPDYVFLYQYGNPANTEAHYKNTGPEIFADLPTITHFVAGLGTTGTLMGAGRYLREQNPDIQIIAAEPRYGELVYGLRNIDEGFVPELYDATVLTRRFSVGAEDSVKRVRELLEVEGIFAGISTGAILHAAIAMGNEALRDGRDADIAFIVCDAGWKYLSTGIYGSQIAEATEGLDGTLWA, from the coding sequence TTGGCACGTTACGACTCGCTCGAATCATCTGTAGGTAATACACCACTTATCGGTCTACCTCGTCTTTCTCCTGCTCCGAATGTTCGTTTGTGGGCAAAGATGGAAGATCGCAATCCAACAGGTTCTATTAAAGATCGCACAGCTATCTCCATGATTGAGGCTGCAGAGCGTGATGGTCTTTTGAAACCAGGTTCAACAATTCTTGAACCTACAAGTGGAAACACTGGAATTTCACTTGCGATGGCGTCAAAGGTACGCGGATACAAACTCATCTGCGTGATGCCAGAGAATACAAGTCCTGAACGCCGCCAACTTCTTGAGATGTGGGGAGCAGAGATAATTTCTTCACCTGCTGCAGGTGGTTCCAATGAAGCCGTGCGCGTTGCTAAAGAAATAGCTGCAAAGAATCCAGATTACGTTTTTCTTTATCAATATGGCAATCCGGCTAATACAGAGGCTCATTACAAGAACACAGGTCCTGAGATCTTTGCAGATCTTCCGACAATCACACACTTTGTTGCAGGTCTTGGAACTACTGGAACATTGATGGGCGCAGGTCGTTACCTACGAGAGCAAAATCCTGATATTCAGATTATTGCTGCAGAGCCTCGCTATGGCGAACTTGTCTATGGATTACGCAATATCGATGAAGGTTTTGTTCCAGAACTTTATGATGCAACAGTCTTAACTCGTCGTTTCTCTGTGGGCGCTGAAGATTCTGTAAAGCGAGTACGTGAGCTTCTTGAAGTAGAGGGGATATTTGCTGGAATTTCAACAGGTGCAATTCTTCACGCAGCTATTGCAATGGGTAATGAAGCTCTCCGCGATGGCCGTGATGCAGATATTGCATTTATTGTCTGCGATGCGGGCTGGAAATACTTATCTACGGGCATCTATGGCTCACAGATTGCTGAAGCAACCGAAGGGCTCGACGGCACTCTTTGGGCTTAA
- a CDS encoding glycosyl hydrolase family 18 protein, giving the protein MVKTQRKFIVVAVATLFLSLISTPISTADNPPRKIMTGWVPYYSMKTALPDVLNNIDLIKEVMPFWYTLKFDGKAKAAVVTDLYAPANPSVPISEPLTAMRNAGLSIIPTITDGTDKLVLAGLLKNPASRTQVVSAIMNLVRANNYDGIDIDFEGFAFVDGNSTWTSTAPSWVAFIKELSIALRAEKKLLSVSTPYVLNPNEAQKGYFVYAWAAIASSIDKLRIMTYDYSVSKVGPMGPITWAERTVQYAVSVMPASKVFVGVPGYGRDWVTAVTGVCPANVVNSVKPGAKAATFVMRDAVALAATYGTVPRYDEKFGEMTFSYQKVYNGTTATGLATSCTASRTAWYQDARGWALRAALVTKYRIGGITAWTFGMEEPLAMESIRQVAKEIAPDQVAVTAAIDNSTIDYGNPITVTATFTIKDKSPVAGVPVRIEGKSAGDTNWRTLATVTTGIDGKIEKAVLVGKSTAVRVYSDSTWERTEGASSEFPIVVNRLLVISAPGTAKSSVAKVITGNIRPRIAGASVQLEKLVGKEWKPLDVAVLTDAQGNFSLNLSGQTRGVSSFRISVAADSLWSAVLSPIFNIIIR; this is encoded by the coding sequence ATGGTTAAGACCCAGAGAAAGTTCATTGTTGTTGCAGTTGCAACGCTCTTCTTGTCCCTGATATCTACTCCAATCAGCACAGCAGATAACCCTCCCCGCAAAATTATGACTGGCTGGGTTCCGTATTACTCAATGAAGACTGCATTACCTGATGTTCTCAATAACATCGATCTCATCAAAGAGGTGATGCCATTTTGGTACACACTCAAATTTGATGGCAAAGCAAAAGCTGCTGTTGTCACCGATCTCTATGCGCCAGCTAACCCCAGTGTTCCAATCTCTGAACCTCTTACTGCGATGCGCAATGCAGGATTATCTATCATCCCCACAATTACTGATGGGACGGACAAATTAGTTCTAGCGGGTTTGCTGAAGAATCCAGCATCTCGTACTCAAGTCGTTTCAGCAATTATGAATTTAGTGCGAGCCAACAATTACGACGGTATCGATATCGATTTTGAAGGGTTTGCCTTTGTTGATGGAAACTCAACTTGGACAAGCACGGCACCATCCTGGGTCGCATTCATCAAGGAGTTAAGTATTGCCTTACGCGCAGAGAAGAAGCTCCTGTCGGTGTCTACCCCGTATGTGCTTAATCCAAATGAGGCGCAGAAGGGCTATTTCGTCTATGCGTGGGCAGCGATTGCATCATCAATCGATAAGTTGCGAATCATGACGTATGACTATTCGGTTTCAAAGGTTGGTCCAATGGGACCAATCACATGGGCAGAGAGAACGGTTCAGTATGCAGTCTCAGTCATGCCTGCATCCAAAGTTTTTGTTGGCGTGCCTGGTTATGGACGAGATTGGGTAACTGCCGTCACCGGCGTTTGCCCAGCAAATGTTGTGAATTCAGTCAAGCCCGGTGCCAAGGCAGCAACGTTTGTAATGCGTGATGCAGTTGCACTTGCTGCAACTTATGGAACCGTCCCAAGGTATGACGAGAAATTTGGTGAGATGACTTTCTCGTATCAGAAGGTTTACAACGGAACTACTGCAACTGGTTTAGCAACCTCATGCACGGCATCTCGCACCGCTTGGTATCAGGATGCGCGTGGCTGGGCGCTACGGGCAGCACTTGTTACTAAATATCGTATTGGTGGAATTACTGCGTGGACTTTTGGAATGGAAGAACCACTTGCGATGGAATCAATTCGCCAAGTTGCCAAAGAGATAGCGCCAGATCAAGTAGCCGTAACAGCTGCTATCGATAATTCAACGATTGACTACGGAAATCCAATCACGGTGACTGCAACATTTACTATTAAAGATAAATCCCCAGTGGCCGGAGTACCAGTACGGATCGAAGGAAAATCTGCTGGAGATACTAATTGGCGCACTTTAGCCACTGTCACAACTGGCATTGATGGAAAAATTGAAAAAGCTGTATTAGTTGGAAAATCAACAGCCGTGCGCGTCTATTCAGATTCGACATGGGAGCGCACCGAAGGTGCAAGCTCTGAGTTCCCAATCGTGGTTAATCGACTTCTTGTTATCAGCGCACCGGGAACTGCGAAGTCTTCTGTGGCCAAGGTAATCACAGGAAATATTCGACCTCGGATTGCAGGAGCATCAGTTCAACTTGAAAAGCTGGTTGGAAAAGAGTGGAAACCACTGGATGTAGCGGTTCTAACCGATGCTCAAGGAAACTTCTCACTCAACCTTTCTGGTCAAACACGAGGCGTAAGTTCCTTCCGCATCTCAGTCGCTGCAGATTCACTATGGAGTGCTGTCTTAAGCCCTATCTTTAATATCATTATCCGATGA
- a CDS encoding acyltransferase family protein: MAASRGIQYIPAIDGLRAVAVIAVMFYHLGFTWIPGGFLGVDLFFVISGYVITRLLLDSIEQSGGLDLRGFYIARARRLLPALVFMLVSTTIAIGIWAPDAIKRLLIDTPFSLTGTMNWWLVARHQDYFESIGRPPLLQHTWSLAVEAQFYLVWPLILYFILKQFGKKHIPLASLAIAAASGITLLLVSFSLDASNASKVSHVYFGTDTHSIGLFLGAALAVSWIPQNFTKTVSRKAQDFIDGVGFLGFIGILAAFLLIDENQPTLYKIAFPLAGLCGAAIIMSVVHPASRFAPVLQNPVFLWIGERSYAIYLWHWVIFQVTRPSVDLAGKEWALYSLRILIVLALSDISLRYVELPIRRGVIQYWWKGLKYRTKKERSQQTRTFSIITVIVLLLASVVSVRAIGIANDQRQRLEDSLTATPTANTEVVKDGLWVTGDSVILGIRSKLGESHPISIMNARIGRQAPELLSVMLQDKMEAANVPVIFNLGNNNALTREQTVAIFEAVKDQPRIIVVNTAVPRPWREGNNSLIAEVASKYANVIIVDWNAISEGRPEYFAPDGVHLVPTGVDVYVAEILKHLD, encoded by the coding sequence ATGGCTGCCAGTCGCGGTATCCAATACATCCCTGCAATCGATGGGCTGCGTGCTGTCGCTGTAATCGCAGTCATGTTCTATCACCTTGGCTTTACATGGATTCCAGGTGGCTTTCTCGGCGTTGATCTCTTCTTTGTGATCTCCGGTTATGTCATCACTCGCCTACTTCTTGATTCAATTGAACAGAGCGGTGGCCTAGATCTGCGAGGGTTCTATATCGCTCGTGCGCGTCGCCTCTTGCCGGCGCTTGTCTTCATGTTGGTCTCCACAACAATCGCAATCGGGATTTGGGCTCCAGATGCAATTAAACGTCTGCTGATTGATACTCCCTTTTCATTAACCGGCACGATGAATTGGTGGCTTGTAGCTCGTCATCAGGATTACTTTGAAAGTATCGGGCGGCCACCTCTTCTTCAGCACACCTGGTCTCTGGCAGTTGAAGCTCAGTTCTATCTTGTATGGCCTTTGATTCTCTACTTTATTCTTAAGCAATTCGGTAAGAAACATATCCCTCTTGCATCTCTTGCCATTGCAGCAGCCTCAGGAATAACTCTGCTTCTTGTATCTTTCTCACTCGATGCATCAAATGCCTCAAAGGTTAGCCACGTCTACTTCGGAACAGACACACATAGCATCGGACTCTTCTTAGGTGCAGCGCTAGCTGTGAGTTGGATTCCACAGAACTTCACTAAAACAGTTTCAAGGAAAGCACAAGACTTTATTGATGGTGTTGGTTTCCTTGGCTTTATTGGAATCCTTGCAGCATTTCTACTGATTGATGAGAATCAACCAACCCTCTACAAAATTGCATTTCCGCTTGCTGGACTGTGTGGAGCTGCAATCATCATGTCAGTAGTTCATCCTGCTTCGCGCTTTGCACCTGTTCTCCAAAACCCAGTGTTTCTCTGGATTGGTGAACGTTCATATGCCATCTATTTGTGGCATTGGGTTATCTTTCAAGTTACTCGTCCGAGTGTTGATCTCGCAGGTAAAGAGTGGGCTCTTTATTCTCTGCGCATTCTTATCGTCTTAGCTCTGAGCGATATCTCCTTGCGCTATGTGGAGCTTCCGATACGACGTGGGGTCATTCAATATTGGTGGAAGGGATTGAAATATCGGACTAAGAAAGAACGTTCTCAGCAGACTCGCACATTCTCCATCATTACCGTGATTGTTCTACTTCTAGCATCCGTTGTGAGCGTACGCGCCATTGGAATTGCTAACGATCAAAGACAGAGGCTTGAAGATTCACTCACAGCAACACCCACTGCCAACACTGAGGTTGTGAAAGATGGCTTATGGGTAACGGGAGACTCAGTCATCCTTGGAATTCGTTCGAAATTGGGAGAATCTCATCCAATCTCAATCATGAATGCACGCATTGGAAGACAAGCACCTGAGCTGCTTTCAGTCATGTTGCAGGATAAAATGGAAGCAGCCAATGTTCCAGTTATCTTTAACTTAGGAAATAACAATGCTCTAACCCGCGAGCAGACTGTGGCAATCTTTGAAGCGGTAAAGGATCAACCTCGAATAATCGTTGTTAACACAGCAGTTCCGCGCCCATGGCGTGAAGGAAATAACTCCCTAATTGCTGAGGTTGCTTCCAAATACGCTAACGTCATCATTGTTGACTGGAACGCGATTTCAGAAGGTCGCCCTGAATACTTCGCACCAGATGGTGTGCACTTAGTTCCCACTGGGGTTGATGTCTACGTCGCAGAAATACTTAAGCATCTAGATTAA